Proteins found in one Panthera tigris isolate Pti1 chromosome B3, P.tigris_Pti1_mat1.1, whole genome shotgun sequence genomic segment:
- the PARP2 gene encoding poly [ADP-ribose] polymerase 2 isoform X1 — MAARRRGTRSGRARASVALNKAGRVNNSNVATEDWPPAKKTRRCERQGVKKEPVTEGKTNNDRTEDKQESVKTLLLKGKAPVDPECTAKVGKAHVYCEGKDVYDVMLNQTNLQFNNNKYYLIQLLEDDAQRHFSVWMRWGRVGKMGQHSLVACSGDLNKAKEIFQKKFLDKTKNNWEDRKKFKKVPGKYDMLEMDYATNAQNEEKTKKESLKSPLKPESQLDLRVQELIELICNVQAMEEMMVEMKYDTKKAPLGKLTAAQIKAGYQSLKKIEDCIRAGQHGRALLEACNEFYTRIPHDFGLRTPPLIRTEKELSDKVQLLEALGDIEIAIKLVKMELQSPEHPLDQHYRKLHCALHPLDHESYEFKVISQYLQSTHAPTHRDYTMTLLDVFEVEKEGEKEAFREDLHNRMLLWHGSRLTNWVGILSHGLRIAPPEAPITGYMFGKGIYFADMSSKSANYCFASRVKDTGLLLLSEVALGQCNELLEANPEAERLLQGKHSTKGLGKMAPSPASFITLNGSTVPLGPASDTGILNPEGYTLNYNEFIVYSPNQVRMRYLLKVRFNFLQLW; from the exons ATGGCGGCCCGGCGGCGGGGGACTCGCAGCGGTAGGGCACGAG CTTCTGTAGCATTAAACAAAGCTGGAAGAGTTAATAATAGCAACGTAGCTACAGAAGACTGGCCTCCTGCAAAGAAAACTCGAAGATGCGAAAGGCAGGGGGTAAAGAAGGAGCCTGTGACTGAAGGAAAGACCAATAATGACAGGACAGAAGATAAGCAAG AGTCTGTGAAGACTTTGCTGTTAAAGGGAAAAGCTCCTGTGGACCCGGAGTGCACAGCCAAAGTGGGGAAG gcCCATGTGTACTGTGAAGGGAAGGATGTCTATGATGTCATGCTCAATCAG ACTAATCTTCAGTTCAACAACAACAAGTACTATTTGATTCAGCTCTTAGAAGATGATGCCCAGAGGCACTTCAGTGTTTGGATGAGATGGGGCCGGG TGGGGAAAATGGGGCAGCACAGCTTGGTGGCTTGTTCAGGGGACCTCAACAAAGCCAAGGAAATCTTTCAGAAGAA ATTccttgacaaaacaaaaaacaattggGAGGATCGTAAGAAGTTTAAGAAGGTGCCTGGAAAATATGATATGCTAGAAATGGACTATGCCACCAATGCACAG aatgaagagaaaacaaaaaaggaatctCTTAAATCCCCCTTGAAACCAGAATCGCAGCTAGATCTCCGTGTACAGGAGCTGATAGAGTTGATCTGTAATGTCCAGGCCATGGAAGAGATGATGGTAGAAATGAAATATGATACCAAGAAAGCCCCTCTCG GGAAGCTGACAGCGGCACAAATCAAGGCAGGCTACCAGTCTCTTAAGAAGATTGAGGATTGTATTCGGGCTGGCCAGCATGGACGAGCTCTCCTGGAAGCATGCAATGAATTCTACACAAGGATCCCACATGACTTTGG ACTCCGTACCCCTCCATTAATCCGGACAGAAAAAGAGCTGTCAGACAAAGTACAACTACTAGAG GCTTTGGGAGACATTGAAATTGCCATTAAGCTTGTGAAGATGGAGCTGCAAAGCCCAGAACACCCATTGGACCAGCACTATAGGAAACTACATTGTGCCTTGCACCCTCTAGACCATGAAAGTTATGAGTTCAAA gTGATTTCCCAGTACCTACAGTCTACTCATGCTCCCACACACAGGGACTATACCATGACCTTGCTGGATGTTTTTGAAGTAGAGAAGGAGGGTGAAAAAGAAGCCTTCAGAGAGGACCTTCATAACAG GATGCTGTTGTGGCATGGTTCCAGACTTACTAACTGGGTGGGAATCCTGAGCCATGGGCTTCGAATTGCCCCACCTGAGGCTCCCATCACAGGTTACATG TTTGGGAAAGGAATCTACTTTGCCGACATGTCTTCTAAGAGTGCCAATTACTGCTTTGCTTCTCGTGTGAAGGATACTGGACTGCTGCTTTTATCAGAG GTAGCTCTAGGTCAGTGTAATGAGCTACTAGAGGCCAATCCTGAGGCAGAAAGATTACTTCAGGGCAAACATAGCACCAAGGGACTGGGCAAGATGGCTCCCAGTCCTGCCTCCTTCATCACTCT GAATGGGAGTACAGTACCCTTAGGACCAGCAAGTGACACAGGAATTCTGAATCCAGAGGGTTATACCCTCAATTACAATGAATTCATTGTCTATAGCCCCAACCAGGTCCGCATGCGATACCTTCTAAAGGTACGGTTTAATTTCCTGCAGCTGTGGTGA
- the PARP2 gene encoding poly [ADP-ribose] polymerase 2 isoform X2, protein MAARRRGTRSASVALNKAGRVNNSNVATEDWPPAKKTRRCERQGVKKEPVTEGKTNNDRTEDKQESVKTLLLKGKAPVDPECTAKVGKAHVYCEGKDVYDVMLNQTNLQFNNNKYYLIQLLEDDAQRHFSVWMRWGRVGKMGQHSLVACSGDLNKAKEIFQKKFLDKTKNNWEDRKKFKKVPGKYDMLEMDYATNAQNEEKTKKESLKSPLKPESQLDLRVQELIELICNVQAMEEMMVEMKYDTKKAPLGKLTAAQIKAGYQSLKKIEDCIRAGQHGRALLEACNEFYTRIPHDFGLRTPPLIRTEKELSDKVQLLEALGDIEIAIKLVKMELQSPEHPLDQHYRKLHCALHPLDHESYEFKVISQYLQSTHAPTHRDYTMTLLDVFEVEKEGEKEAFREDLHNRMLLWHGSRLTNWVGILSHGLRIAPPEAPITGYMFGKGIYFADMSSKSANYCFASRVKDTGLLLLSEVALGQCNELLEANPEAERLLQGKHSTKGLGKMAPSPASFITLNGSTVPLGPASDTGILNPEGYTLNYNEFIVYSPNQVRMRYLLKVRFNFLQLW, encoded by the exons ATGGCGGCCCGGCGGCGGGGGACTCGCAGCG CTTCTGTAGCATTAAACAAAGCTGGAAGAGTTAATAATAGCAACGTAGCTACAGAAGACTGGCCTCCTGCAAAGAAAACTCGAAGATGCGAAAGGCAGGGGGTAAAGAAGGAGCCTGTGACTGAAGGAAAGACCAATAATGACAGGACAGAAGATAAGCAAG AGTCTGTGAAGACTTTGCTGTTAAAGGGAAAAGCTCCTGTGGACCCGGAGTGCACAGCCAAAGTGGGGAAG gcCCATGTGTACTGTGAAGGGAAGGATGTCTATGATGTCATGCTCAATCAG ACTAATCTTCAGTTCAACAACAACAAGTACTATTTGATTCAGCTCTTAGAAGATGATGCCCAGAGGCACTTCAGTGTTTGGATGAGATGGGGCCGGG TGGGGAAAATGGGGCAGCACAGCTTGGTGGCTTGTTCAGGGGACCTCAACAAAGCCAAGGAAATCTTTCAGAAGAA ATTccttgacaaaacaaaaaacaattggGAGGATCGTAAGAAGTTTAAGAAGGTGCCTGGAAAATATGATATGCTAGAAATGGACTATGCCACCAATGCACAG aatgaagagaaaacaaaaaaggaatctCTTAAATCCCCCTTGAAACCAGAATCGCAGCTAGATCTCCGTGTACAGGAGCTGATAGAGTTGATCTGTAATGTCCAGGCCATGGAAGAGATGATGGTAGAAATGAAATATGATACCAAGAAAGCCCCTCTCG GGAAGCTGACAGCGGCACAAATCAAGGCAGGCTACCAGTCTCTTAAGAAGATTGAGGATTGTATTCGGGCTGGCCAGCATGGACGAGCTCTCCTGGAAGCATGCAATGAATTCTACACAAGGATCCCACATGACTTTGG ACTCCGTACCCCTCCATTAATCCGGACAGAAAAAGAGCTGTCAGACAAAGTACAACTACTAGAG GCTTTGGGAGACATTGAAATTGCCATTAAGCTTGTGAAGATGGAGCTGCAAAGCCCAGAACACCCATTGGACCAGCACTATAGGAAACTACATTGTGCCTTGCACCCTCTAGACCATGAAAGTTATGAGTTCAAA gTGATTTCCCAGTACCTACAGTCTACTCATGCTCCCACACACAGGGACTATACCATGACCTTGCTGGATGTTTTTGAAGTAGAGAAGGAGGGTGAAAAAGAAGCCTTCAGAGAGGACCTTCATAACAG GATGCTGTTGTGGCATGGTTCCAGACTTACTAACTGGGTGGGAATCCTGAGCCATGGGCTTCGAATTGCCCCACCTGAGGCTCCCATCACAGGTTACATG TTTGGGAAAGGAATCTACTTTGCCGACATGTCTTCTAAGAGTGCCAATTACTGCTTTGCTTCTCGTGTGAAGGATACTGGACTGCTGCTTTTATCAGAG GTAGCTCTAGGTCAGTGTAATGAGCTACTAGAGGCCAATCCTGAGGCAGAAAGATTACTTCAGGGCAAACATAGCACCAAGGGACTGGGCAAGATGGCTCCCAGTCCTGCCTCCTTCATCACTCT GAATGGGAGTACAGTACCCTTAGGACCAGCAAGTGACACAGGAATTCTGAATCCAGAGGGTTATACCCTCAATTACAATGAATTCATTGTCTATAGCCCCAACCAGGTCCGCATGCGATACCTTCTAAAGGTACGGTTTAATTTCCTGCAGCTGTGGTGA